The following proteins are co-located in the Tardibacter chloracetimidivorans genome:
- a CDS encoding glycosyltransferase family 2 protein — protein MSGLEATGAGRPEISLVVPVYNEEEAIPLFLERVTPIIEQISPRWEMVFVNDGSSDRTFSVLREANRQDSRVKILDFSRNFGKEIALTAGIDHSTGRAVVPIDVDLQDPPELIVEMVAKWREGYDVVLAARKDRSSDSWAKRSTASAFYRVMGRLSSVDIPSNVGDFRLMDRRAVEVLCQYRERQRFMKGLFASLGFRQVVVEYARPERSAGETKFRPLRLWGLALEGIISFSTTPLKIWTYIGASCALISTLYMLWIIGKTLVLGNPVPGYASLMTVMLFMNGIMLTGLGVIGEYVARIFNEVKARPLYIVREQIGLDEGQTEPRLSDDDAPSRYGSRRA, from the coding sequence ATGAGCGGGCTCGAAGCCACGGGCGCTGGCCGGCCGGAGATCAGCCTGGTCGTTCCCGTCTATAATGAGGAAGAGGCGATCCCCCTCTTTCTGGAGCGGGTGACGCCGATCATCGAACAAATCTCTCCGCGCTGGGAGATGGTTTTCGTCAACGACGGCAGCAGCGACCGCACCTTTTCCGTGCTGCGCGAAGCGAACCGGCAGGATTCGCGCGTGAAGATCCTCGATTTTTCCCGCAATTTCGGCAAGGAGATCGCGCTTACCGCCGGGATCGATCACAGCACCGGCCGCGCTGTCGTGCCGATCGACGTCGATCTGCAGGACCCGCCCGAACTGATCGTCGAAATGGTCGCCAAATGGCGCGAGGGCTATGACGTCGTCCTCGCTGCCCGGAAGGACCGATCGAGCGACAGCTGGGCAAAGCGCAGCACCGCTTCGGCATTCTACCGGGTCATGGGCCGATTGAGTTCGGTTGATATTCCATCGAACGTAGGCGATTTCAGGCTCATGGACCGGCGGGCGGTGGAGGTTCTCTGCCAGTACAGAGAACGGCAGCGCTTCATGAAGGGGCTTTTCGCCAGCCTCGGCTTCCGACAGGTGGTGGTGGAATATGCCCGCCCGGAACGAAGCGCCGGAGAGACCAAGTTCAGGCCCTTGCGGCTGTGGGGTCTGGCGCTGGAAGGGATCATCTCCTTTTCCACCACGCCCTTGAAGATATGGACCTATATCGGCGCGTCCTGCGCCCTGATTTCGACACTCTACATGCTGTGGATCATCGGCAAGACGCTGGTGCTGGGCAATCCGGTGCCCGGCTATGCCTCGCTGATGACGGTGATGCTGTTCATGAACGGAATCATGCTGACCGGGCTTGGAGTGATCGGGGAATATGTCGCCCGCATCTTCAACGAGGTGAAGGCCCGGCCGCTCTATATCGTCAGGGAACAGATCGGCCTCGATGAAGGGCAGACCGAACCGCGGTTGTCTGACGACGATGCGCCGTCCCGATACGGGTCGCGCAGGGCATGA